A genome region from Chlorobaculum tepidum TLS includes the following:
- a CDS encoding alanine/glycine:cation symporter family protein, translating into MQSFEALLSQVSDLVWGIPLLVALFGTHLFLTFRLGIIQKHLLYAIRISFTRSHEGTGEISHFGALVTALAATIGTGNIVGVSTAVAMGGPGAVLWMWLTGVFGIATKYGEAVLSVKYRTINDDGTVAGGPMYVLEKGLGMKWLGVIFAVFTVVASFGIGNMVQANSIAKLLEAKYQVSPWLTGVVLTVFTGVVIIGGIKSIARVCEYLVPLMAALYLIGCVVLLVMGHHSLGDTIGVIVSSAFTGQAALGGFAGAGAREAVRYGIARGLFSNESGLGSAPIVAAAAQTSHPVRQALISSTGTFWDTVVVCAATGIVVVNSGAWTSGLKGVELTNXAFSGIPHIGPLVLSFGLLTFVFSTILGWSYYGEKALEYLAGRGAIKPYRWLWVAAVMVGSVASLQVVWTFADIANGLMAVPNLVALLLLSPVIASETKDYFSGRE; encoded by the coding sequence ATGCAATCATTTGAAGCGCTTCTTTCACAAGTCAGCGATCTTGTCTGGGGCATCCCTCTGCTGGTGGCGTTGTTCGGGACGCATCTGTTTTTGACGTTCAGGCTGGGCATTATCCAGAAGCATCTGCTTTATGCCATCCGCATCTCGTTTACCCGTTCGCATGAGGGGACGGGGGAGATCAGCCATTTTGGGGCGCTGGTGACAGCGCTGGCGGCGACGATTGGCACGGGCAACATCGTCGGCGTTTCGACGGCCGTGGCGATGGGCGGGCCGGGGGCGGTGCTGTGGATGTGGCTGACCGGCGTGTTTGGCATTGCGACCAAGTATGGCGAGGCGGTGCTGTCGGTCAAGTATCGCACGATCAATGATGATGGCACGGTGGCTGGCGGACCGATGTATGTGCTCGAAAAGGGGCTTGGCATGAAATGGCTCGGGGTCATTTTTGCGGTTTTCACCGTTGTGGCCTCGTTTGGCATTGGCAATATGGTGCAGGCCAACTCGATTGCGAAGCTCTTGGAGGCGAAGTACCAAGTGTCGCCGTGGCTGACCGGCGTGGTACTGACCGTGTTCACCGGTGTAGTGATTATCGGCGGTATCAAGTCCATCGCCCGCGTGTGCGAGTACCTCGTGCCGCTGATGGCCGCGCTCTACCTCATCGGCTGCGTCGTGCTGCTCGTAATGGGGCACCACTCGCTCGGCGATACGATCGGCGTGATCGTCAGCTCCGCTTTTACCGGCCAGGCCGCGCTTGGCGGATTCGCGGGCGCTGGCGCTCGCGAGGCGGTGCGTTATGGCATCGCGCGTGGCCTCTTCTCGAACGAGTCGGGCCTCGGCAGCGCGCCCATCGTCGCCGCCGCCGCGCAGACCTCGCATCCGGTGCGCCAGGCGCTGATTTCCTCGACCGGCACTTTCTGGGACACGGTCGTCGTCTGCGCGGCGACGGGCATCGTGGTGGTCAACTCCGGCGCATGGACGAGCGGCCTGAAGGGSGTGGAGCTGACCAACRCCGCTTTYTCCGGCATTCCGCACATCGGCCCGCTGGTGCTCTCGTTCGGCCTCTTGACCTTCGTTTTTTCGACCATTCTCGGCTGGTCGTACTACGGCGAAAAGGCGCTCGAATATCTCGCGGGCCGCGGGGCGATCAAGCCCTACCGCTGGCTCTGGGTTGCGGCGGTGATGGTTGGCTCGGTCGCTTCGTTGCAAGTTGTCTGGACCTTTGCCGACATCGCCAACGGCCTCATGGCGGTGCCGAACCTGGTTGCCTTGCTGCTGTTGAGTCCGGTCATCGCCAGCGAGACAAAAGACTATTTTTCAGGAAGGGAGTGA
- a CDS encoding inorganic diphosphatase, which translates to MNFNPWHHVEIGEECPNVVNAIVEISKDSKTKYELDKKTGMLRLDRVLFSSVLYPENYGFIPKTLGEDHDPLDIVVISQCSIVPMCIVKSRVIGVMRMIDHGENDDKIIAVAADDMSVSDIHDIGDLGKHFKMELQHFFEEYKALEQKTVLVEEFQDAATAKQILLDSIKRYSETYA; encoded by the coding sequence ATGAATTTCAACCCCTGGCACCACGTCGAGATCGGAGAAGAGTGCCCGAACGTCGTCAACGCTATCGTCGAGATTTCCAAAGACAGCAAAACCAAGTACGAGCTGGACAAGAAGACCGGCATGTTGCGGCTTGACCGCGTGCTTTTCTCGTCGGTGCTGTACCCGGAAAACTACGGCTTCATTCCCAAGACTCTCGGCGAAGACCACGACCCGCTCGACATCGTCGTCATTTCACAGTGCTCCATCGTGCCGATGTGCATTGTGAAGTCCAGGGTGATCGGCGTCATGCGCATGATCGATCACGGCGAGAACGACGACAAGATCATCGCCGTGGCCGCAGACGACATGAGCGTCAGCGACATCCACGACATTGGTGACCTCGGCAAGCACTTCAAGATGGAACTCCAGCACTTCTTCGAGGAGTACAAGGCGCTCGAACAGAAGACGGTTCTGGTCGAAGAGTTCCAGGACGCCGCGACGGCAAAGCAGATTCTGCTTGATTCGATCAAGCGCTACAGCGAGACGTACGCCTGA
- a CDS encoding BrnA antitoxin family protein, which yields MKKQTKTVPEFSSEQEEREFWTSHDSSEYIDWQKAKPAIFPDLKPTMKTISLRLPEMLLNRIKTLANERDVPYQSLMKMYLRERIDSEYEVERNKQKKANS from the coding sequence ATGAAAAAGCAGACAAAGACCGTTCCTGAATTCAGCAGTGAACAGGAAGAGCGTGAATTCTGGACCTCGCATGATTCGTCCGAATATATCGATTGGCAAAAAGCAAAACCGGCCATCTTCCCTGACCTGAAACCAACGATGAAAACCATTTCGCTCCGTTTGCCGGAAATGCTGCTCAATCGCATCAAAACTCTTGCTAACGAACGAGACGTTCCTTATCAGTCCCTCATGAAAATGTACCTCAGAGAGCGCATCGATAGCGAGTACGAGGTGGAAAGGAACAAACAAAAGAAAGCAAACTCTTGA
- a CDS encoding BrnT family toxin: MNLFTGITGFQWDEGNLAKNPEKHGVSNSESESIFFNQPLIVADDPKHSEIESRWYALGQTNEGRKLFVVFTVKKDKIRIISSRDMNIKEKSTYEKADKDRS, from the coding sequence ATGAATCTTTTTACAGGCATAACCGGATTTCAATGGGATGAGGGTAACCTCGCCAAAAATCCGGAAAAACATGGCGTATCGAACTCCGAGTCGGAATCGATCTTCTTCAACCAGCCGTTGATCGTTGCCGACGACCCGAAACATTCGGAGATAGAATCAAGATGGTACGCGCTGGGTCAAACAAATGAGGGCAGAAAACTCTTTGTGGTTTTCACCGTCAAGAAAGACAAAATCAGAATTATCTCTTCGAGAGACATGAACATAAAGGAGAAGAGTACCTATGAAAAAGCAGACAAAGACCGTTCCTGA
- a CDS encoding KdsC family phosphatase, with translation MILLSPQEQQSRAARIRLVLSDNDGVFTDNGVYYSERGEEFKRYSIRDGMGVERLREHGVETGIMTGEVSPSIVRRAQKLHIERLYLGVKDKQSRLADVLSDTGLSKAEIAYIGDDVNDIGIMNAIAPFGLVACPGDAMPLVEPCVHYRCTAQGGRGAFREYAEWLIALRAS, from the coding sequence ATGATTCTTCTCTCCCCGCAGGAACAGCAATCGAGAGCTGCGCGTATCCGGCTCGTTCTTTCGGACAACGACGGTGTATTCACCGACAATGGCGTGTACTACTCGGAACGAGGCGAAGAGTTCAAACGGTACTCCATCCGCGACGGCATGGGCGTCGAACGCCTGCGCGAGCACGGCGTCGAAACCGGCATCATGACCGGCGAGGTTTCGCCAAGCATTGTCAGGAGAGCGCAGAAGCTTCATATCGAACGCTTGTACCTCGGCGTCAAGGACAAGCAGTCGAGGCTGGCTGATGTGCTCTCCGATACCGGCCTCTCCAAGGCTGAAATCGCCTATATCGGCGACGACGTGAACGATATTGGTATCATGAACGCTATCGCGCCATTCGGCCTGGTGGCCTGTCCGGGAGATGCAATGCCTCTGGTCGAACCCTGCGTTCACTACCGGTGCACCGCGCAAGGCGGTCGTGGAGCCTTCCGGGAGTATGCCGAGTGGCTGA